A genomic segment from Yimella sp. cx-51 encodes:
- a CDS encoding transglutaminase family protein: MATRTLKLGCTFRYSSLAPTAAVFQVAAQPTEEIQILDETWSVTGDLPLHHFRDLYANPCTRFTLPVGVTTLTYGARAIIPDVFDTWDESAPEIPPTELPDDVLVYTLTSRYCQSDLLAGQAWRRFGGMTPGYSRVQAVNTFVHDWLRYTTGSTNATATAMDAFATGVGVCRDYAHLMITFCRALNIPARYVHGYVTDMDAYSPGTPMDFHAWTQVWLGDRWWDFDPRWNSPRKGRIVIGTGRDAADVAMVTTYGNPWLQLMTVTAEEDLDQ, encoded by the coding sequence GTGGCCACTCGCACGCTCAAGCTCGGCTGCACGTTCCGCTACTCGTCGTTGGCTCCGACCGCCGCGGTGTTCCAGGTGGCTGCGCAGCCCACCGAGGAAATCCAGATCCTTGATGAGACCTGGTCGGTGACCGGCGATCTCCCGCTGCACCATTTCCGCGATCTGTACGCAAATCCGTGCACCCGTTTCACCCTTCCGGTGGGCGTCACCACATTGACCTATGGTGCCCGGGCGATCATCCCCGACGTCTTCGACACCTGGGACGAATCCGCCCCCGAAATCCCGCCCACCGAACTGCCGGACGACGTCCTCGTCTACACCCTCACCAGCCGTTACTGCCAGTCCGACCTGCTGGCCGGGCAGGCGTGGCGACGCTTCGGTGGGATGACGCCGGGCTACTCCCGGGTGCAGGCGGTCAACACCTTCGTCCACGACTGGCTGCGCTACACGACCGGCTCGACGAACGCGACCGCCACCGCGATGGACGCCTTCGCCACCGGCGTCGGAGTGTGCCGCGACTACGCGCACCTGATGATCACCTTCTGCCGGGCGCTGAACATCCCGGCCCGCTATGTGCATGGTTATGTCACCGACATGGACGCCTACTCCCCCGGCACCCCGATGGACTTCCACGCCTGGACGCAGGTCTGGCTCGGCGACCGGTGGTGGGATTTCGACCCGCGCTGGAACAGCCCACGAAAGGGTCGCATCGTCATCGGCACCGGCCGTGACGCTGCGGACGTGGCGATGGTGACCACCTACGGCAACCCATGGCTGCAGCTCATGACGGTCACTGCCGAAGAGGACCTCGACCAATGA
- a CDS encoding SDR family oxidoreductase: MTRPVVLVTGATRGIGAAICDALAPDHELVIGGRDKAAVEAACARYDAARPFIVDLADEAATNGAVEALQLDRLDALVHSAGVAGGSTTAESTRSIWRNMLEINVIAVSDLTRLLLAPLRAADGTVVMINSGSGLRASGTGGHYPASKFALTALTDVLREELRPDGIRVCSVHPGRVDTDMQRELQESMGRAYDPLEFLRPESIATAVRTAIAATPDATYETISVRPGPAATNQAARNDARTT; the protein is encoded by the coding sequence ATGACCCGCCCTGTCGTGCTCGTCACCGGAGCCACCCGCGGCATCGGCGCCGCGATCTGCGATGCGCTCGCACCCGATCACGAGTTGGTCATCGGCGGACGCGACAAGGCCGCCGTCGAAGCTGCCTGCGCGCGTTACGACGCGGCCCGCCCGTTCATCGTCGATCTTGCCGACGAGGCTGCAACGAACGGCGCGGTCGAGGCACTGCAGCTCGATCGACTGGACGCTCTGGTGCACTCGGCCGGTGTCGCGGGCGGCAGCACCACCGCAGAATCGACCCGGTCGATCTGGCGGAACATGTTGGAAATCAACGTGATCGCCGTTTCAGACCTCACCCGACTCCTCCTTGCTCCGCTGCGCGCGGCGGATGGCACCGTGGTGATGATCAACTCCGGCTCCGGCCTGCGCGCAAGTGGCACAGGCGGTCACTACCCGGCGTCCAAGTTCGCTCTCACCGCGCTGACCGACGTGTTGCGCGAAGAACTCCGCCCCGACGGCATCCGCGTGTGCTCTGTGCACCCCGGACGCGTCGACACCGACATGCAGCGCGAACTCCAGGAGTCGATGGGTCGCGCCTACGACCCGCTGGAGTTCCTGCGACCGGAGTCGATCGCGACGGCCGTGCGCACGGCGATCGCCGCGACCCCGGACGCCACTTACGAGACGATCTCGGTGCGCCCCGGACCCGCGGCCACCAACCAGGCGGCCCGCAACGACGCCCGCACCACCTGA
- a CDS encoding polynucleotide kinase-phosphatase → MSDTTAVREIGVPKMGLVVLVGVSGSGKSTFARQHFLPTETISSDFCRGLVSDDENDQAATPDAFDVLNYIVGTRLRRGRLTVVDATNVQQSARAELVKLAKSHDVLVDAIVLDVPEPTAIERNESRPDRSFGEHVIKRQHRDLKKSMRRLNKEGFRRVHVLRGQDEIDAVRIVRERSWNDRTDEHGPFDIIGDVHGCASELRTLLAELGWQLAYSGDEAIGASHPEGRKAVFVGDLVDRGPDTPGVLRLVSGMVASGDALCVSGNHEAKLVRGLRGAKVTVSHGLAESLEQLAAQPEEFRASMLAFMDGLTSHFVLDDGKLVVAHAGLKEAYHGRSSGRVRAFALYGDTTGETDEYGLPVRYPWAREYRGKAMVVYGHTPVPQAEWNNNTICLDTGVVFGGELTALRYPERQIVSVPAEQEWYAPARPLAPVDEREPSALSIEDVAGTRWLETKHAGTVKIPAENAAAALEVMSRFAVDPRWLIYLPPTMSPVSSSTVEGYLEHPAEAFDDYAARGVTRVVCEEKHMGSRAIAVLARNDETAQRVFGDGESGEIYTRTGRRFFPDNPELVHALRDACTPLFESLETDWLALDCELLPWSAKAGGLIRDQYASVAAAARTSLPAAERLLAQASSRGLDVAALAERTTRRRENATAFGDAYARYVRPTDGLDGVTIAPFQILAAQGRTLALTETHEWHLAQLARLEGELITPTRHRFVDLASDADREAATQWWLELTAAGGEGMVVKPAHAVDSHRVQPGIKVRGREYLRIIYGPDYLDQLDLLRARNLGKKRQLALREHGLGLEALTSFVDGKPLWQVHQSVFAVLALESEPVDPRL, encoded by the coding sequence GTGAGTGACACCACCGCCGTCCGTGAGATCGGCGTCCCGAAGATGGGTCTCGTCGTGCTCGTCGGCGTCTCCGGCAGCGGCAAGTCGACCTTCGCCCGGCAACACTTCCTGCCGACCGAGACGATCTCGAGCGACTTCTGCCGCGGACTGGTCTCTGATGACGAGAACGACCAGGCCGCCACGCCGGACGCCTTCGACGTGCTCAACTACATCGTCGGCACCCGGCTGCGGCGCGGCCGTCTGACGGTGGTCGACGCCACGAACGTGCAGCAGTCAGCGCGGGCCGAACTCGTGAAGCTCGCGAAAAGTCATGACGTGTTGGTCGACGCGATCGTGCTTGACGTGCCCGAGCCGACCGCGATCGAACGCAACGAATCGCGGCCCGACCGCTCATTCGGCGAGCACGTCATCAAGCGTCAGCACCGCGACCTCAAGAAGTCGATGCGACGCCTGAACAAGGAGGGCTTCCGGCGGGTCCACGTGCTGCGCGGTCAGGACGAGATCGATGCCGTACGCATCGTCCGGGAGCGTTCGTGGAACGACCGTACCGATGAGCACGGCCCGTTCGACATCATCGGCGATGTGCACGGTTGCGCCAGCGAACTGCGGACGCTACTGGCCGAATTGGGTTGGCAGCTGGCGTATTCGGGTGACGAGGCGATCGGTGCGAGCCACCCCGAGGGCCGTAAAGCGGTCTTCGTCGGCGACCTCGTCGACCGTGGCCCCGACACCCCCGGAGTGCTGCGGCTGGTGAGCGGAATGGTCGCGTCCGGCGACGCCTTGTGCGTCAGCGGCAACCACGAGGCGAAACTGGTGCGCGGACTACGCGGCGCCAAGGTGACGGTCTCGCACGGGCTGGCCGAATCGCTGGAACAGTTGGCAGCGCAGCCGGAAGAGTTCCGCGCGTCGATGCTCGCATTCATGGACGGGCTCACCAGCCACTTCGTGCTGGACGACGGCAAACTCGTGGTCGCCCACGCCGGGTTGAAGGAGGCGTACCACGGTCGTTCGTCCGGCCGGGTGCGCGCCTTCGCGTTGTACGGCGACACGACCGGCGAGACCGACGAATACGGGCTGCCGGTGCGTTACCCCTGGGCCCGCGAGTATCGCGGCAAGGCGATGGTCGTCTACGGGCACACCCCCGTGCCGCAGGCGGAGTGGAACAACAACACCATCTGCCTCGACACCGGCGTGGTCTTCGGTGGCGAGCTGACGGCACTGCGTTATCCGGAGCGGCAGATCGTCTCCGTGCCCGCCGAGCAGGAGTGGTACGCACCAGCACGACCGCTCGCTCCGGTGGACGAGCGCGAGCCGTCCGCGCTGTCGATCGAGGACGTCGCCGGCACGCGCTGGCTCGAGACCAAGCACGCCGGCACGGTGAAGATCCCTGCGGAGAATGCTGCAGCAGCCCTGGAGGTGATGAGCCGCTTCGCCGTCGACCCGCGCTGGTTGATCTACCTGCCGCCGACCATGTCACCGGTGTCGAGTTCGACCGTCGAGGGCTACCTGGAGCACCCCGCGGAGGCGTTCGACGACTACGCCGCCCGTGGCGTGACCCGGGTGGTCTGCGAGGAGAAGCACATGGGATCGCGAGCGATCGCCGTCCTCGCGCGCAACGATGAGACCGCTCAACGTGTGTTCGGCGACGGTGAATCCGGTGAGATCTACACCCGCACCGGGCGACGCTTCTTCCCCGACAATCCGGAATTGGTCCATGCGCTGCGGGACGCCTGCACGCCGTTGTTCGAGTCGCTGGAGACCGACTGGTTGGCGCTGGACTGCGAGTTGTTGCCGTGGTCGGCGAAGGCGGGTGGGCTGATCCGCGACCAGTACGCGTCCGTCGCCGCGGCCGCCCGCACCTCGCTGCCTGCGGCTGAGCGATTGCTGGCGCAGGCATCCTCCAGAGGCTTGGACGTCGCGGCATTGGCCGAGCGCACGACGCGGCGCCGGGAGAATGCCACGGCATTCGGTGACGCGTACGCGCGCTACGTGCGGCCTACCGACGGCCTGGACGGCGTGACCATCGCGCCCTTCCAGATTCTCGCAGCGCAGGGACGGACGCTCGCGCTCACCGAAACGCACGAATGGCACCTGGCTCAACTTGCCCGGTTGGAGGGGGAGTTGATCACGCCCACCCGGCATCGGTTCGTCGACCTCGCCTCCGACGCCGATCGTGAGGCGGCCACGCAGTGGTGGCTCGAACTCACCGCCGCGGGTGGAGAGGGCATGGTGGTCAAACCCGCACATGCCGTCGACTCCCACCGGGTGCAGCCAGGCATCAAAGTGCGCGGTCGGGAATACCTACGGATCATCTACGGCCCCGACTATCTCGACCAGCTCGACCTGCTGCGGGCTCGCAACCTGGGCAAGAAGCGTCAGCTGGCGCTGCGGGAGCACGGCCTCGGGCTTGAAGCGCTCACCTCGTTCGTCGACGGCAAGCCGTTGTGGCAGGTGCACCAGTCGGTCTTCGCCGTGCTCGCCCTGGAGTCGGAGCCGGTCGACCCGCGGCTGTGA
- a CDS encoding 3' terminal RNA ribose 2'-O-methyltransferase Hen1: MLLTISTTHQPASDLGYLLHKHPDRVQVFEQSFGTATVFYPEVSHERCTAALLLEIDSLQLARSRKKNAPDFSLSQYVNDRPYAASSLLAVAMARVFSTARSGTCKGRQELADSAIPLEITLPVLPARGGVDLVRRLFEPLGWTVDAEPVVLDERFPEWGESRYVCLRLIGTVRLADALNQLHVLLPALDESKHYWQGSDEVDKLMRSGAGWLAQHPESEQITRRYLGRQGRLTRDALARLAELGDEAEDALDPADEAVTSTAPQRIPLNKQRHEAVLVAVEEVGATSVIDLGCGSGALLEKLVKLSGLRRIAGCDVSIRSLQIAGRRLYIDRMTERQAERVQLFQAALTYEDARFAGYDAAVLMEVIEHVELSRLPALERVVFGAARPRTVLVTTPNREYNKLYEGMTGMRHPDHRFEWDRAEFARWADEVCSRYGYRVEHRGIGDIDDALGSPTQFGIFTRTDNDAATTKEDAQ; this comes from the coding sequence GTGTTGCTGACGATCTCGACCACCCACCAGCCGGCGTCCGATCTGGGCTACCTGCTGCACAAGCATCCCGACCGGGTGCAGGTGTTCGAGCAGTCGTTCGGGACGGCCACGGTGTTCTATCCGGAGGTGTCGCACGAGCGTTGCACCGCAGCGCTGTTGCTCGAGATCGACTCGCTGCAGCTTGCACGTAGCCGGAAGAAGAACGCACCTGACTTCAGCCTGAGCCAGTACGTCAACGACCGCCCGTACGCCGCCTCCTCGTTGCTGGCCGTCGCGATGGCAAGAGTGTTCAGCACGGCCCGCAGCGGCACGTGTAAGGGAAGGCAGGAGTTGGCCGACTCCGCGATTCCGCTGGAGATCACTCTGCCGGTGCTGCCGGCACGCGGCGGTGTCGACCTGGTGCGACGACTCTTCGAGCCGCTCGGCTGGACGGTCGACGCCGAGCCGGTCGTGCTCGACGAACGCTTCCCGGAGTGGGGCGAGTCCCGATACGTGTGCTTGCGCCTGATCGGCACCGTGCGCTTGGCCGATGCGCTCAACCAACTCCACGTGCTGCTGCCGGCGCTCGATGAATCGAAGCACTACTGGCAGGGCTCGGACGAGGTCGACAAACTGATGCGCTCCGGTGCTGGCTGGTTGGCCCAGCACCCGGAATCTGAGCAGATCACGCGGCGCTACCTCGGCCGCCAAGGACGCCTCACTCGGGACGCGCTTGCGCGGCTGGCCGAACTCGGTGACGAGGCCGAGGACGCGCTCGATCCAGCAGATGAAGCAGTGACTTCGACTGCACCGCAAAGGATTCCGCTGAACAAGCAACGGCACGAAGCGGTGCTGGTTGCGGTGGAGGAAGTCGGGGCGACGTCCGTGATCGACCTCGGCTGCGGGTCGGGTGCGCTGCTGGAGAAGTTGGTGAAGTTGTCCGGTCTCCGACGGATCGCCGGATGCGATGTCTCGATCCGCTCGCTGCAGATTGCCGGACGCCGCCTCTACATCGACCGGATGACCGAGCGTCAAGCCGAACGCGTCCAGCTCTTCCAAGCCGCGCTCACCTACGAGGACGCCCGCTTCGCCGGCTACGACGCAGCGGTGTTGATGGAGGTGATCGAACACGTCGAGCTCTCCCGACTGCCCGCCCTGGAGCGGGTGGTGTTCGGAGCAGCCCGGCCACGGACCGTGCTGGTGACCACTCCCAATCGCGAGTACAACAAGCTGTACGAAGGCATGACCGGCATGCGTCACCCCGATCACCGATTCGAATGGGACAGAGCAGAATTCGCGCGCTGGGCTGATGAGGTGTGCAGCCGATACGGCTACCGCGTCGAGCATCGCGGGATCGGCGACATCGACGACGCACTCGGCAGCCCCACCCAGTTCGGCATCTTCACCCGCACCGACAACGACGCCGCGACCACGAAGGAGGACGCCCAGTGA
- a CDS encoding serine hydrolase, giving the protein MSDNLTTAVDAVVQRASQGPNSGEGRVPGVVAGITDRDKDIYLGASGVRDLSSDAEMTTDTSFNIWSTTKAITATACLQLVESGDLDLQAPAKEYAPALADVKVIDGFDANGQPILRAPASDVTTHHLLTHTAGFGYDFFNETYNRLAEEHGQPSVATATRAALNSPLLFDPGTQWEYGSSIDWAGQVVEGITGKRLGEVFQERIFAPLGMTSSAFAPTEEMLSRQVRHHQREDDGTLTPSEFATPTTPEVDFGGHGLFSTVPDYLKFIRMWLNEGRSASGEQVLSPASVDLGFTNQLPDNLQVKLLPGVIKWLSNDAEFFPGLKKTWSYSFQYTEDPFPTGRRAGAIGWAGLANLFYWIDRDNGFGGYWATQIFPFGDGPSFTGYLDFETAAYQAFTKS; this is encoded by the coding sequence ATGAGCGACAACCTGACCACCGCGGTCGACGCCGTCGTCCAGCGCGCTTCGCAGGGCCCGAACTCCGGGGAAGGACGAGTGCCGGGCGTCGTCGCCGGTATTACCGACCGGGACAAGGACATCTACCTCGGCGCGTCCGGCGTGCGCGACCTGTCTTCCGACGCCGAAATGACGACCGACACGTCCTTCAACATCTGGTCGACGACGAAGGCGATCACCGCAACCGCCTGCCTCCAGCTGGTGGAGTCGGGCGACCTCGACCTGCAGGCGCCGGCCAAGGAGTACGCGCCCGCCCTCGCCGACGTCAAGGTCATCGACGGCTTCGACGCGAACGGTCAGCCGATCCTGCGTGCGCCGGCCAGCGACGTCACCACCCACCACCTGCTGACGCACACCGCGGGCTTCGGGTACGACTTCTTCAACGAGACCTACAACCGCCTCGCCGAGGAGCACGGCCAGCCGAGCGTGGCCACCGCGACGCGCGCCGCGCTGAACTCTCCGCTGTTGTTCGACCCTGGCACCCAGTGGGAGTACGGCAGCAGCATCGACTGGGCCGGCCAGGTGGTCGAAGGCATCACCGGCAAGCGCCTCGGCGAGGTGTTCCAGGAGCGCATTTTCGCGCCTCTGGGCATGACGTCCTCAGCCTTCGCGCCGACCGAGGAGATGCTCTCGCGACAGGTTCGGCACCACCAGCGCGAGGACGACGGCACGCTCACCCCGAGCGAGTTCGCGACCCCCACCACGCCCGAGGTCGACTTCGGCGGGCACGGTCTGTTCTCGACCGTGCCCGACTATCTGAAGTTCATCCGCATGTGGCTCAACGAGGGACGCAGCGCCTCCGGCGAGCAGGTGCTGTCGCCGGCTTCTGTCGACCTCGGCTTCACCAACCAGCTTCCCGACAATCTCCAGGTCAAGCTGCTGCCGGGCGTCATCAAATGGCTTTCGAACGACGCCGAGTTCTTCCCCGGTCTGAAGAAGACGTGGTCGTACAGCTTCCAGTACACCGAGGACCCGTTCCCGACCGGACGACGCGCCGGCGCCATCGGCTGGGCCGGCTTGGCCAACCTCTTCTACTGGATCGACCGCGACAACGGCTTCGGAGGCTACTGGGCGACGCAGATCTTCCCGTTTGGCGACGGTCCCTCGTTCACCGGGTACCTCGACTTCGAAACCGCTGCGTACCAAGCGTTTACCAAGAGCTGA
- a CDS encoding alpha/beta hydrolase: MTVNAVPRPGFDAELRAGLAVVGGMFPPTITPELIDFMRLSYASPPMNDLFRQHRIDVTDVVLPGYQGGDLTAAVLRPRDAQGPRPTVLYAHSGGLMFGDKFSGLDLVLDWVSDLGAIVVTVDYRLAPEFPDPYPWEDMYAALEWVAAEAGNLGVRRDRILVAGASAGGGLAAGIALAARDRGGPRPCGQLLDYPMLDDRLITASTAQFDGIGVWDRVSNRTAWQALLGDRRGGDDVSAYAAPARAGDLSALPPAFIDVGAAEIFRDEAIDYAGRIWAAGGDAELHVWSGAFHACDIFAPHTSVGRSMIRTRNAWVEKILAD; the protein is encoded by the coding sequence ATGACGGTGAACGCGGTGCCGCGGCCCGGGTTCGACGCCGAGCTGCGCGCCGGATTGGCGGTCGTGGGCGGCATGTTCCCGCCGACCATCACCCCGGAACTCATCGACTTCATGCGGCTCTCCTACGCGTCCCCGCCGATGAACGATCTGTTCCGGCAGCATCGTATTGACGTCACGGACGTCGTCCTGCCCGGCTACCAGGGCGGCGACCTCACGGCCGCCGTTCTCCGACCGCGCGACGCACAGGGACCGCGTCCCACGGTGCTCTACGCGCATTCCGGTGGGTTGATGTTCGGTGACAAGTTCAGCGGTCTCGACCTCGTGCTCGATTGGGTCAGCGATCTGGGCGCGATCGTCGTCACGGTCGACTACCGGCTCGCGCCGGAGTTTCCCGACCCCTACCCGTGGGAGGACATGTACGCAGCCCTGGAATGGGTCGCCGCCGAGGCGGGCAACTTGGGCGTACGTCGCGATCGCATTCTCGTCGCCGGCGCCAGTGCCGGTGGCGGACTCGCCGCCGGCATCGCCCTTGCTGCACGCGACCGGGGCGGCCCGCGGCCCTGCGGCCAACTACTCGACTACCCGATGCTCGACGACCGGTTGATCACCGCGTCGACCGCACAGTTCGACGGCATCGGCGTCTGGGACCGGGTGAGCAATCGAACTGCGTGGCAGGCGCTCCTCGGCGATCGCCGTGGTGGCGACGACGTGTCTGCCTACGCCGCACCGGCCCGGGCTGGCGACCTCAGCGCACTGCCGCCGGCGTTCATCGACGTCGGCGCCGCCGAGATCTTCCGCGACGAGGCCATCGACTACGCCGGACGCATCTGGGCAGCAGGGGGCGATGCCGAACTGCACGTGTGGTCGGGCGCCTTCCACGCTTGCGACATCTTCGCGCCGCACACCAGCGTGGGGCGTTCGATGATCCGCACCCGCAACGCCTGGGTGGAGAAGATCCTTGCCGACTGA
- a CDS encoding PucR family transcriptional regulator, producing MQELLGRIARLDPNSSLGLRVIACFDELIVGNVNTRALLAAAASLAGCTAGFRESGSQAEMRVSPRGEIDRSQALTPRDDLLARAGDDMLVWLERDEAPLANDAIILERLALAVRIRHGRGQREIDNRRHLGVLTERTSSVEERLDAAGALGLVAARRYRIVAAPLFAVWEGRPSGPEDVIGTRFGPIHVVVVPEIFEPFRAAPGGIGIAASVHGLDRSFRSALVALRLCDPPREPMVVADDYGGLIELLADADDDAQHDYADSLTLVAQQHPWALETVEALVTTQTVREAARELDIHHSTLQARCDTLRTGLGFDPLQGFGRTRLGTAFLMHRLSRSTVLDMPAPAAVPG from the coding sequence ATGCAAGAACTCCTCGGACGCATCGCGCGCCTCGACCCCAATTCGAGCCTCGGCCTGCGAGTCATCGCCTGTTTCGACGAGCTCATCGTGGGAAACGTCAACACCCGGGCACTGCTGGCCGCGGCTGCCTCGCTGGCCGGATGCACGGCCGGGTTTCGGGAGAGCGGGTCGCAAGCCGAGATGCGGGTGTCGCCGCGGGGGGAGATCGACCGATCGCAGGCGCTCACGCCGCGCGATGATCTCCTCGCCCGGGCGGGAGACGACATGCTCGTCTGGCTCGAGCGGGACGAAGCGCCGCTGGCCAACGACGCGATCATCCTCGAACGGCTCGCGCTCGCTGTGCGCATCAGACACGGACGCGGTCAGCGCGAGATCGACAACCGTCGCCACCTCGGCGTGCTGACCGAGCGCACCAGCAGTGTCGAGGAACGGCTCGACGCCGCCGGGGCGCTCGGACTGGTGGCCGCGCGCCGCTACCGCATCGTCGCCGCGCCGCTGTTCGCTGTCTGGGAGGGTCGCCCATCCGGGCCCGAGGACGTGATCGGCACGCGCTTCGGTCCGATCCATGTCGTCGTCGTCCCCGAGATCTTCGAGCCGTTCCGGGCCGCTCCGGGAGGCATCGGGATCGCCGCTTCCGTGCACGGCCTCGACCGGTCGTTCCGCAGCGCGCTGGTCGCGCTGCGGCTGTGTGATCCGCCGCGTGAGCCGATGGTCGTAGCCGATGACTACGGCGGCCTGATCGAACTGTTGGCTGACGCCGACGACGACGCCCAGCATGATTACGCCGACAGTCTCACCCTTGTCGCGCAACAGCATCCATGGGCGTTGGAGACCGTCGAGGCGCTGGTGACGACACAGACGGTTCGGGAAGCGGCCCGTGAACTGGACATCCACCACAGCACACTGCAAGCCCGCTGCGACACGCTCAGGACCGGTCTCGGCTTCGATCCGTTGCAGGGTTTCGGCCGCACCCGTCTGGGCACAGCCTTCCTCATGCACCGACTCAGTCGGTCGACTGTGCTCGACATGCCCGCCCCGGCCGCCGTGCCGGGGTGA
- a CDS encoding AlpA family transcriptional regulator, with protein sequence MKTDASIEGLASLVGIEELAEYLDVPIKTLYKWRQEGTGPASVRVGRHVRYFVSDFQCSTAASSASGAW encoded by the coding sequence ATGAAGACCGACGCGAGCATCGAGGGATTGGCCTCTCTGGTCGGGATCGAGGAGCTTGCCGAGTACCTCGATGTTCCGATCAAGACGCTCTACAAGTGGCGTCAGGAAGGCACCGGGCCGGCGTCGGTTCGGGTCGGCCGTCATGTCCGCTATTTCGTGAGCGACTTCCAATGCTCGACAGCAGCATCGAGCGCGTCCGGAGCCTGGTAG
- a CDS encoding ABC transporter ATP-binding protein, whose amino-acid sequence MMNSTPDEFSDPVAIAAHDLVVSRGGNEVLHRLTFEIPRGTIVGLMGPSGCGKTTLMRSIVGVQAIESGSLKVLSRRPSDAQLRRQLGYVTQAVSVYRDLTARQNTSYFAALQGFSPKDADQAIATVGLTEYADRPVEKLSGGQASRVSLACALVGEPKLLVLDEPTVGLDPLTRDEIWTYLKHLAEGGTTLLVSSHVMDEAARCDSVMLMREGKLLAHTTPDDLLARTGERTMDAAFLALIRRGGHR is encoded by the coding sequence ATGATGAATTCAACGCCTGATGAATTCTCCGATCCGGTCGCGATCGCTGCCCACGACCTCGTCGTCTCGCGAGGCGGCAATGAAGTGCTGCACCGGCTGACCTTCGAGATCCCGCGAGGCACGATCGTCGGACTCATGGGTCCGAGCGGGTGCGGCAAGACCACGTTGATGCGCTCCATCGTCGGGGTGCAGGCCATCGAGAGCGGTTCGCTGAAGGTGCTCAGTCGCCGCCCCAGCGATGCCCAGCTTCGGCGCCAACTGGGCTATGTCACCCAGGCGGTGAGCGTCTACCGCGACCTGACCGCCCGACAGAACACGAGCTATTTCGCTGCGCTGCAGGGATTCTCGCCGAAGGATGCGGATCAGGCGATTGCCACCGTGGGCTTGACGGAATACGCCGACCGACCGGTCGAGAAACTCAGTGGCGGACAAGCCAGTCGGGTCTCGCTGGCCTGTGCACTAGTCGGCGAACCGAAGCTGCTCGTACTGGACGAACCCACCGTCGGCCTCGACCCGTTGACCCGGGACGAGATCTGGACCTACCTGAAACACCTGGCTGAAGGGGGCACCACGCTCTTGGTCTCCAGTCACGTCATGGACGAAGCGGCCCGCTGCGACAGCGTCATGCTCATGCGCGAGGGAAAACTGCTCGCACACACCACACCAGACGACCTGCTCGCCCGCACCGGCGAACGCACCATGGACGCCGCCTTCCTTGCCCTGATCCGACGTGGAGGCCACCGATGA
- a CDS encoding ABC transporter permease: protein MNPRICIASIKRILLQLKADHRTMGLIVAVPTLLLTLLYFVFNDQRTFDRIALTMLGILPMLVMFLVTSVAMLRERTSGTLERLLTTPLHRADLLVGYAAAFAVAALAQGVVLVAVTHWLLGVETAGPIIWVLVVAVVASIVGVATGLLASAFARTEFQAVQFMPLVIGPQVFLCGLLAPCEQMPTVLQWLSDVLPMTYAVKALRAIGSQADPAGEVLQNVSVLALFAVGALALAAWSMPRQTT from the coding sequence ATGAATCCGCGCATCTGCATCGCCTCGATCAAGCGAATCCTGCTGCAGCTCAAGGCAGACCACCGCACCATGGGGCTGATCGTCGCGGTGCCCACCCTGCTGCTCACGCTGCTCTACTTCGTCTTCAACGACCAGCGCACCTTCGACCGCATCGCCCTCACCATGCTCGGCATCCTGCCGATGTTGGTGATGTTCCTAGTGACCAGCGTCGCGATGTTGCGCGAGCGCACCAGCGGCACCCTGGAGCGCTTGCTCACCACTCCCCTGCATCGGGCCGATCTGCTCGTCGGGTACGCGGCGGCATTCGCCGTTGCAGCGCTGGCGCAAGGCGTCGTCCTCGTGGCGGTCACCCACTGGCTGCTGGGTGTCGAGACCGCTGGCCCCATCATCTGGGTGCTCGTGGTGGCCGTCGTCGCATCGATCGTCGGCGTCGCCACCGGACTGCTGGCGAGCGCCTTCGCACGCACGGAGTTCCAAGCGGTGCAGTTCATGCCCTTGGTGATCGGCCCTCAAGTCTTCCTGTGCGGGTTGTTGGCTCCTTGCGAACAGATGCCGACGGTGCTGCAGTGGTTGTCGGACGTCCTGCCGATGACCTACGCGGTGAAGGCGCTGCGAGCGATCGGCAGCCAGGCTGACCCGGCCGGCGAGGTGCTGCAGAACGTGAGCGTCCTCGCACTCTTCGCCGTCGGCGCTCTTGCTCTTGCCGCGTGGTCGATGCCGAGGCAGACCACATGA